One segment of Scyliorhinus torazame isolate Kashiwa2021f chromosome 14, sScyTor2.1, whole genome shotgun sequence DNA contains the following:
- the LOC140390093 gene encoding protein NYNRIN-like, producing MGKQERIEGPYGGKDITLKEGMLFRGDQWIVPSQHHREFIEMAHESPGAGHPGPETTWQRVERVGWWPSLREDARDFCASCLVCATNNPDPKKRKVSLGHIRRVEGPWQSIQIDYIGPLPPAAGGYKYCLVLVDIFTKWVEAFPCRTATATGTARILVREVFSRWGLPQFVESDQGSHFTGQVMQATLKVLGIKAKWHVAYNPQSSGPVERLNRTIKERIRKETGSSPNRWVEILPLVLMGIRASQSRSTGYSPHELMTGRVMRTPIHVRVPSLTEGQLKEVNRDKFAKKLMEQLKEINWQAAFNMGTQHRRNKLLLEPHTTQEWAIGDQVMVRNFARVGAFEPLYAGPYSIVDKASPMVYAVQLPRKIKWFHVNQCKLFDPTRAGKSKLGGGLGVIIEKPPAELTAVGEVPNSTTTQPVARCCPEGAVPKRPTVLQAPSPGTVMTPKPLPVGQVACLSIEAKEAEEGEISPWAWEPVRGRRSNRVSKPPVRWSPSHLPVTRSRSKGARVGGSAEGSPNPVGEGAARGSPNPREGTVWPELFDQTGGLPPFSGAQF from the coding sequence atgggtaaacaggaaaggatagaggggccctatgggggaaaggacatcacactgaaggagggcatgctcttcaggggggaccagtggatagtgccttcccagcatcatagggaatttatagaaatggcccatgagagccccggagcgggacatcccggccctgagaccacctggcaacgggtggagagggtggggtggtggccgagcctccgggaggatgctcgcgatttttgtgcgagctgcctggtgtgtgctaccaataacccggaccccaagaagagaaaggtctcgttggggcacatccgcagggtggaggggccctggcagtcgatacagatcgactatattggaccccttcccccagcggcggggggttacaagtactgtctggtgttggtggatattttcaccaagtgggtggaagccttcccctgccgaacagccaccgccacaggcacagccaggatactggtcagggaggtattctcgaggtggggactcccacagtttgtagagtcagatcaggggagtcacttcacgggacaagtgatgcaagcgaccctgaaagtcctggggattaaggccaaatggcatgtggcttataaccctcaatcctcaggtcctgtggaaaggttaaacaggactataaaggaaaggatcaggaaagaaacaggcagctcgcccaaccggtgggtagaaatcttacccttagttttaatggggatccgggcaagccagtccagaagcacagggtactccccgcacgagctcatgacagggagagtcatgagaaccccgatccatgtcagggtaccttccctgacagaggggcagcttaaggaggtaaatcgagacaagtttgctaagaagctgatggagcagctgaaagaaattaactggcaggcagcgtttaatatggggacccagcaccggaggaacaagctgctactcgagccccacactacccaggaatgggccataggggaccaagtaatggtccggaattttgcacgggtaggagcctttgagccactgtacgcgggaccatacagtatagtggacaaggccagccccatggtttacgcagtacagctcccccggaagattaaatggttccacgtgaaccagtgcaaacttttcgaccccaccagggccggtaagagtaagttgggggggggactgggagtgATAATAGAGAAACCACCTGCAGAATTGACGGCGGTAGGGGAGGTCCCTAACTCCACGACCACACAACCGGtggcaaggtgctgtcccgaaggggcagtcccaaagagaccgacagtgctgcaagcacccagcccagggacagtgatgactcccaagcccttacctgtgggtcaggtagcctgccttagtatagaggctaaggaggcggaggaaggggaAATATCACCTTGGgcctgggaaccagtcaggggacgaaggagcaatcgggtctccaagcccccggtaagatggtccccatcccatctccctgtcacccggtcccgcagtaagggggcccgagtgggagggagcgctgagggatccccgaaccctgttggggagggagcggcaagaggcagcccgaacccccgggaggggacggtctggcccgagctattcgaccaaacaggcggactgcccccgtttagcggggcacagttttaa